In Fusarium falciforme chromosome 10, complete sequence, a single genomic region encodes these proteins:
- a CDS encoding Hydrophobin: MHAIKTIALAFAAFAASAAAAPTKTTGSKSPTVQQAVAQCSGNNNGRNQISCCNSASKQAQKGAGLVGNLVGNVDILGGNCSPLSIPVAVLGGAASVPITEFCNQNQQAACCSGDQNGLINVDVSCIPIII; the protein is encoded by the exons ATGCACGCCATCAAGACCATCGCTCTAGCCTTTGCCGCCTTCGCTGCCTCTGCGGCAGCTGCCCCTACCAAGACCACTGGCTCCAAGAGCCCTACCGTTCAGCAGGCCGTCGCTCAGTGCTCTGGAAACAACAACGGCCGAAACCAGATTTCTTGCTGCAACTCTGCCTCCAAGCAAGCCCAGAAGGGCGCCGGCCTCGTCGGTAACCTCGTTGGCAACGTCGACATTCTCGGCGGCAACTGCTCGCCGCTCTCCATCCCAGTCGCGGTTCTTGGGGGCGCCGCCTCGGTTCCCATCACCGAGTTCTGCAACCAGAACCAGCAGGCCGCCTGCTGTTCCGGCGACCAGAAC GGCCTCATCAACGTCGACGTTTCTTGCATTCCCATTATTATCTAA
- a CDS encoding Lysozyme, with amino-acid sequence MKFTLLALSTLTASLAAAYPITGDDVKCRSGPGTSYGVKKVLKKGTDVTITCQTEGTNISGNTIWDKISDGCYVSDYYVKTGSNGYVKPKCGGGCSAPSSNQATVDLIGEFEGFVPHIYKDAAGYPTVGYGHLCKNSKCTDVKYPIPLSKANGKKLLADDMRKFEKCIAKMVSSKVTLNKNQFGALVSWSFNVGCGAAEGSQLIKRLNKGEKPNTVISGELPKWVYAGKRKLPGLVRRRNAEIALAKKAASEKALPVKC; translated from the exons ATGAAGTTCACTCTCCTTGCCCTCTCTACCCTCACGGCCTCCCTCGCGGCCGCATACCCCATCACCGGCGACGACGTCAAGTGTCGCTCTGGCCCAGGCACCAGCTATGGAGTCAAGaaggtgttgaagaagggcACCGACGTCACAATCACCTGCCAAACCGAGGGCACCAATATCAGCGGGAATACCATCTGGGATAAGATCTCGGATGGCTGCTACGTCTCGGACTACTACGTCAAGACGGGCTCCAATGGATACGTCAAGCCCAAGTGCGGCGGAGGTTGCTCTGCGCCGTCGTCTAACCAGGCTACCGTGGACCTGATTGGCGAGTTTGAGGGTTTCGTTCCTCATATCT ACAAGGATGCTGCTGGCTATCCTACCGTAGGCTACGGTCATCTCTGCAAGAACTCCAAGTGCACTGATGTTAAATACCCAATCCCCCTATCAAAGGCCAACGGCAAGAAGCTTCTCGCGGATGACATGAGA AAATTCGAGAAATGCATCGCCAAAATGGTCAGCAGCAAAGTCACCCTCAATAAAAACCAATTCGGTGCCCTGGTCAGTTGGTCTTTCAACGTCGGCTGCGGTGCCGCCGAGGGATCGCAGCTTATCAAGCGCCTCAATAAGGGCGAGAAGCCTAATACTGTGATTTCTGGGGAGCTGCCTAAGTGGGTTTACGCGGGCAAGAGGAAGCTCCCAGGACTCGTCCGTCGGCGCAATGCTGAGATTGCCTTGGCTAAGAAGGCGGCGAGCGAGAAGGCTCTTCCTGTGAAGTGCTAG
- a CDS encoding Peptidase C51 domain-containing protein, whose translation MKLTTFCAYALAFISTGVHSYPVTSDNLNCRSGPGPAFAIKKSYKKGQDVTITCQTEGDNIEGNSVWDKTSDGCYVADKYVKTGKDGYVKGKCTNVPKPPKNNKIPGSRVNDYPYKNSCGPADKWLYFKCQCTSFVAWRVNERLGIKFHNKYKGKAWGNGNQWDEAARASGVRVDNKPVPGCIAQTDAGQKGHVAWVSAVDGDMVTVEEYNWNNYRAYGTRKVHKSKFRYIHLKV comes from the coding sequence ATGAAGTTGACAACTTTCTGCGCCTATGCGCTTGCATTCATTTCTACTGGAGTTCACTCCTATCCCGTGACCAGCGACAACCTCAACTGCCGCTCCGGCCCAGGCCCGGCCTTCGCCATTAAGAAATCCTACAAAAAAGGCCAGGATGTCACTATCACCTGCCAGACTGAGGGTGACAACATCGAGGGAAATTCCGTCTGGGATAAGACCTCTGACGGCTGCTACGTTGCCGATAAATACGTCAAGACCGGAAAGGACGGCTACGTCAAGGGTAAATGCACCAACGTCCCCAAACCTCCCAAGAACAACAAAATCCCAGGTTCTAGAGTCAACGACTATCCCTACAAGAACAGCTGCGGCCCAGCGGACAAGTGGCTCTACTTCAAGTGCCAATGCACCAGCTTCGTGGCATGGCGCGTGAATGAGCGCCTGGGCATCAAGTTCCACAACAAGTACAAGGGGAAGGCGTGGGGAAATGGGAATCAGTGGGATGAGGCTGCCAGGGCGAGTGGTGTGAGGGTTGATAATAAGCCCGTGCCGGGGTGTATTGCTCAGACGGATGCTGGGCAGAAGGGACATGTTGCTTGGGTTTCTGCTGTTGATGGCGATATGGTCACAGTTGAGGAGTACAACTGGAACAACTACAGGGCTTATGGGACACGCAAGGTCCACAAGAGCAAGTTTAGGTACATTCACCTCAAGGTCTAA
- a CDS encoding Sialidase domain-containing protein, giving the protein MFSFNSSLRALILVLLTACTVLANVNDPAKNQTPYHKGFALFRSSNMRNADKLPNGVGFHSFRIPAVVTTTTGRILAFAEGRRHNNRDYGDVNLVCKRTKTTNSHGESPSDWDALREVVGKGDGTWGNPTPVVDGSTIYLFLSWNHGAYSQNGGDTLPSGKKTKKINNSWEGRRHIFLTQSADDGKTWSEPVDMTKQLTPDGWSWDAIGPGIGITLSSGELVIPAQGRNIIGRGKPGKRTWSYQSLKGAGSEGTVAQTPDGKLYRNDRASDDDEYRKVARGSLSAFSPFVLDKGLPDPACEASTLLYNKKDANGPARTLFMNSAHKSSRRHMRVRISYDGDANKFNYGRKLSDAPISGVGFEGGYSSLTKTADRKVGALVETDFYQAGGSEKDHRAIVWRRFNLSWILNGPNN; this is encoded by the coding sequence ATGTTTAGCTTTAACAGCTCCCTCAGAGCTCTGATCTTGGTGCTGCTCACGGCTTGCACCGTCTTAGCCAACGTCAATGACCCAGCCAAGAATCAAACACCCTACCACAAAGGCTTCGCCCTATTCCGCAGCTCCAACATGCGCAACGCAGACAAGCTTCCAAACGGCGTTGGTTTCCATTCATTCAGGATCCCCGCTGTAGTTACTACAACTACCGGCCGCATCCTCGCATTCGCCGAAGGTCGGCGGCACAACAATCGTGACTACGGAGACGTCAATCTTGTCTGCAAGCGCACCAAGACCACCAACAGCCACGGTGAGAGCCCCAGTGACTGGGATGCCCTCCGAGAGGTGGTCGGAAAGGGAGATGGCACTTGGGGAAATCCCACGCCTGTGGTTGACGGAAGCACGATCTACCTGTTCCTAAGCTGGAACCACGGCGCCTACAGCCAAAACGGCGGTGATACCCTCCCCAGCGGaaagaagacaaagaagatCAACAATTCTTGGGAGGGAAGACGTCATATCTTCCTCACCCAGAGCGCCGACGACGGCAAGACTTGGTCTGAACCTGTGGATATGACGAAGCAGCTCACACCTGACGGATGGTCATGGGATGCTATCGGTCCCGGAATCGGCATCACTCTCTCCTCTGGTGAGCTCGTCATTCCCGCTCAAGGAAGAAACATCATCGGCCGTGGCAAGCCCGGCAAGCGCACATGGTCCTACCAATCCCTCAAAGGTGCCGGATCTGAAGGCACAGTCGCCCAAACCCCTGACGGAAAACTCTACCGAAACGACCGTGCctctgacgatgatgaaTACCGTAAAGTCGCCCGAGGCTCTCTGTCTGCATTCAGCCCCTTCGTCCTCGACAAGGGTCTCCCAGACCCTGCCTGCGAAGCATCCACTCTCCTCTACAACAAAAAGGACGCCAACGGACCAGCGCGCACGCTCTTCATGAACTCTGCGCACAAAAGCAGCCGGAGACACATGCGCGTACGGATCAGCTACGACGGTGATGCGAACAAGTTCAACTACGGAAGGAAGCTCTCTGATGCTCCCATCTCAGGTGTTGGGTTTGAGGGCGGCTACTCGAGTTTGACCAAAACAGCGGATCGAAAGGTTGGTGCTTTGGTTGAGACAGACTTTTACCAGGCTGGAGGGTCGGAGAAGGATCATAGAGCGATAGTGTGGAGGAGATTCAATCTGAGTTGGATTTTGAATGGTCCAAATAATTAG